Proteins encoded in a region of the Streptomyces sp. PCS3-D2 genome:
- a CDS encoding acetoacetate--CoA ligase, with amino-acid sequence MTSATQPEPLWAPGPDRIAAARITAFQAWAATRFGAPADGGYPALHRWSVDELDTFWQAVAEWFDVRFTTPYEAVLADRSMPGAQWFTGATLNYAEHALRAAEDPARADVPALLYVDETHEPVPVTWAELRRQVGALAAELRALGVRPGDRVSGYLPNIPEAAVALLATAAVGGVWTSCAPDFGARSVLDRFQQVEPVVLFTVDGYRYGGKEHDRREAVAELRAELPTLRAVVHIPLLGTPAPEGALDWSALTAADTEPVFEPVPFDHPLWVLYSSGTTGLPKAIVQSQGGILLEHLKQLGLHCDLGPEDRFFWYTSTGWMMWNFLVSGLLTGTTVVLYDGSPGYPDTGAQWRIAERTRATLYGTSAAYVMACRKAGVHPSRDFDLSAVKCVATTGSPLPPDGFRWLHDEVADDLWIASVSGGTDVCSCFAGAVPTLPVHIGELQAPCLGTDLQSWDPSGKPVIGEVGELVVTNPMPSMPIHFWNDPDGSRYRDSYFEMFPGVWRHGDWITITDHGSVVIHGRSDSTLNRQGVRMGSADIYEAVERLPEIKESLVIGLEEPNGGYWMPLFVHLTPGAALDDGLRARIKATIREELSPRHVPDEIIEVPGIPHTLTGKRIEVPVKRLLQGTPLAKAVNPGSVDNIGLLGFYEELARTRTRG; translated from the coding sequence ATGACCTCAGCCACCCAGCCGGAACCCCTCTGGGCGCCGGGCCCCGACCGGATCGCCGCGGCCCGGATCACCGCCTTCCAGGCCTGGGCCGCGACACGCTTCGGAGCCCCGGCGGACGGCGGCTACCCGGCCCTGCACCGCTGGTCCGTCGACGAGCTCGACACCTTCTGGCAGGCCGTCGCCGAGTGGTTCGACGTCCGCTTCACCACTCCGTACGAGGCCGTCCTCGCCGATCGGTCCATGCCCGGGGCCCAGTGGTTCACCGGAGCCACCCTCAACTACGCCGAGCACGCGCTGCGCGCCGCGGAGGATCCGGCCCGCGCCGACGTGCCCGCCCTGCTGTACGTGGACGAGACCCACGAGCCCGTGCCCGTCACCTGGGCCGAACTCCGCAGGCAGGTCGGCGCCCTCGCCGCCGAACTGCGCGCCCTCGGCGTACGCCCCGGCGACCGGGTCAGCGGCTACCTCCCCAACATCCCCGAGGCGGCCGTGGCCCTCCTCGCCACCGCCGCGGTCGGCGGAGTGTGGACCTCCTGCGCCCCCGACTTCGGCGCCCGCAGCGTGCTCGACCGCTTCCAGCAGGTCGAACCCGTCGTGCTGTTCACCGTGGACGGGTACCGCTACGGCGGCAAGGAGCACGACCGCCGCGAGGCCGTCGCCGAGCTCCGGGCCGAGCTCCCCACGCTGCGCGCCGTCGTACACATCCCGCTCCTCGGCACCCCCGCCCCGGAAGGCGCCCTGGACTGGTCCGCCCTCACCGCCGCGGACACCGAGCCCGTCTTCGAGCCGGTCCCCTTCGACCACCCCCTCTGGGTGCTGTACTCCTCCGGCACGACCGGCCTGCCCAAGGCGATCGTGCAGTCCCAGGGCGGCATCCTCCTCGAACACCTCAAGCAGCTCGGCCTGCACTGCGACCTCGGCCCGGAGGACCGGTTCTTCTGGTACACCTCCACCGGCTGGATGATGTGGAACTTCCTCGTCTCCGGACTCCTCACCGGTACGACGGTCGTCCTCTACGACGGCAGCCCCGGCTATCCGGACACCGGCGCCCAGTGGCGCATCGCCGAACGCACCCGGGCCACCCTCTACGGCACGTCCGCCGCCTATGTGATGGCCTGCCGCAAGGCCGGGGTCCACCCCTCCCGCGACTTCGACCTCTCCGCGGTGAAGTGCGTGGCGACCACGGGCTCCCCGCTCCCGCCGGACGGCTTCCGCTGGCTCCACGACGAGGTGGCCGACGATCTCTGGATCGCCTCGGTCAGCGGCGGCACCGACGTCTGCAGCTGCTTCGCGGGGGCCGTCCCCACCCTCCCCGTGCACATCGGGGAGCTCCAGGCGCCCTGCCTCGGAACGGACCTCCAGTCCTGGGACCCGTCGGGCAAGCCCGTCATCGGCGAAGTGGGCGAACTCGTCGTCACCAACCCCATGCCGTCGATGCCGATCCACTTCTGGAACGACCCCGACGGCAGCCGCTACCGCGACAGCTACTTCGAGATGTTCCCGGGCGTCTGGCGTCACGGGGACTGGATCACGATCACCGACCACGGTTCGGTGGTCATCCACGGCCGCTCCGACTCCACGCTCAACCGCCAGGGCGTCCGGATGGGCTCCGCCGACATCTACGAGGCCGTCGAACGGCTCCCCGAGATCAAGGAGTCCCTGGTCATCGGCCTGGAAGAGCCCAATGGCGGGTACTGGATGCCGCTCTTCGTCCACCTCACCCCCGGCGCAGCCCTGGACGACGGCCTGCGCGCCAGGATCAAGGCGACGATCCGCGAGGAACTCTCCCCCCGCCACGTCCCCGACGAGATCATCGAGGTGCCGGGCATCCCGCACACCCTCACCGGCAAGCGCATCGAGGTCCCGGTCAAGCGGCTCCTCCAGGGCACACCGCTCGCCAAGGCGGTCAACCCCGGCTCCGTCGACAACATCGGCCTCCTCGGGTTCTACGAGGAACTGGCCCGCACCCGCACCCGCGGCTGA
- the ptsP gene encoding phosphoenolpyruvate--protein phosphotransferase produces the protein METTLRGVGVSHGVAIGEVRHMGTAVLEPPARQITADEAAREQGRARQAVSAVAADLIARGQLAGGEAQHVLEAQAMIAEDPELMADVNRRIAVGSTAERGVYDAFAAYRDLLAGAGEYMAGRVADLDDVRNRIVARLLGVPMPGVPDSDEPYVLIARDLAPADTALLDPTLVLGFVTEEGGPTSHSAILARALGVPAIVALPGAGEIAEGTVIAVDGSTGDLFVAPSAEKRAELEASAAERRAALAASSGPGATSDGHRVPLLANVGGPADVPAAVEAGAEGVGLFRTEFLFLDDSKKAPSEEKQIESYRKVLEAFPDGRVVVRVLDAGADKPLDFLTPADEPNPALGVRGLRSLLDHPEVLRTQLTALAKAAEGLPVHLEVMAPMVADRADAKAFADACREAGLQAKFGAMVEIPSAALRARSILQEVEFLSLGTNDLAQYAFAADRQVGAVSRLQDPWQPALLDLIAMSAEAAKAEGKSCGVCGEAASDPLLACVLTGLGVTSLSMGAASIPYVRATLAKHTLAQCERAAAAARAADSAEEARAAAQAVLSGE, from the coding sequence ATGGAGACAACGCTGCGAGGCGTCGGCGTGAGCCACGGGGTGGCGATCGGCGAGGTGCGGCACATGGGCACGGCGGTTCTCGAGCCGCCGGCCAGGCAGATCACCGCTGACGAGGCGGCGCGCGAACAGGGGCGCGCCCGCCAGGCCGTGAGTGCCGTCGCGGCCGACCTGATCGCGCGTGGCCAGCTGGCCGGTGGCGAGGCCCAGCACGTGCTGGAGGCCCAGGCGATGATCGCCGAGGACCCCGAGCTGATGGCGGACGTCAACCGGCGGATCGCCGTCGGCAGCACCGCCGAGCGCGGTGTGTACGACGCCTTCGCCGCCTACCGCGACCTGCTCGCGGGAGCCGGGGAGTACATGGCCGGCCGGGTGGCCGACCTGGACGACGTGCGCAACCGGATCGTGGCGCGGCTGCTCGGCGTGCCGATGCCCGGTGTGCCCGACAGCGACGAGCCCTACGTGCTGATCGCGCGTGACCTGGCCCCGGCGGACACGGCCCTGCTCGACCCGACCCTCGTCCTCGGCTTCGTGACCGAGGAGGGCGGGCCGACCAGCCACAGCGCGATCCTGGCCCGGGCACTGGGCGTGCCGGCGATCGTGGCGCTGCCGGGGGCCGGCGAGATCGCCGAAGGCACCGTGATCGCGGTGGACGGCAGCACGGGCGACCTGTTCGTCGCGCCGTCCGCGGAGAAGCGGGCCGAGCTGGAGGCCTCGGCAGCCGAGCGCAGGGCGGCGCTGGCCGCCTCCTCCGGTCCCGGCGCCACCTCCGACGGTCACCGGGTGCCGCTGCTGGCCAACGTCGGCGGGCCTGCGGACGTGCCGGCTGCCGTAGAGGCCGGAGCCGAGGGGGTGGGCCTGTTCCGGACGGAGTTCCTGTTCCTGGACGACAGCAAGAAGGCTCCGTCCGAGGAGAAGCAGATCGAGTCCTACCGCAAGGTGCTCGAAGCCTTCCCCGATGGCCGGGTCGTCGTCCGCGTACTCGATGCGGGCGCCGACAAGCCGCTGGACTTCCTGACGCCGGCCGACGAACCGAATCCGGCTCTGGGTGTGCGCGGGCTGCGCTCGCTGCTGGACCACCCGGAGGTGCTGCGCACGCAGCTCACCGCGCTGGCGAAGGCGGCAGAGGGCCTGCCGGTGCACCTTGAGGTCATGGCCCCCATGGTGGCCGACCGCGCGGATGCGAAGGCTTTCGCCGACGCCTGCCGTGAGGCCGGTCTCCAGGCGAAGTTCGGCGCGATGGTGGAGATCCCCTCTGCCGCGCTGCGCGCGCGCTCGATCCTCCAGGAGGTCGAGTTCCTGTCGCTCGGGACGAACGACCTGGCGCAGTACGCCTTCGCCGCCGACCGGCAGGTCGGCGCCGTCTCCCGGCTCCAGGACCCCTGGCAGCCGGCGCTGCTCGACCTGATCGCCATGTCGGCCGAGGCCGCCAAGGCGGAGGGCAAGAGCTGCGGTGTCTGTGGCGAGGCCGCCTCCGACCCGTTGCTGGCCTGTGTGCTGACCGGTCTGGGTGTCACCTCCCTGTCGATGGGTGCCGCCTCGATCCCCTACGTCAGGGCGACGCTGGCCAAGCACACGCTGGCCCAGTGTGAGCGCGCAGCGGCCGCGGCCCGTGCGGCGGACAGTGCCGAGGAGGCCCGCGCGGCCGCCCAGGCGGTGCTCTCCGGCGAGTAG
- a CDS encoding PTS glucose transporter subunit IIA, which translates to MTSVTSPLAGRAIGLAAVPDPVFSGAMVGPGTAIDPVREPSEAVAPVDGVVVSLHPHAYVVVDGEGHGVLTHLGIDTVQLNGEGFELLVSKGDTVTRGQAVIRWNPAAVEALGKSPICPVVALEATAESLSDLVESGDVKADDALFSWQ; encoded by the coding sequence ATGACCAGCGTGACGTCCCCTCTTGCCGGTCGCGCCATCGGACTCGCGGCAGTGCCGGATCCGGTGTTCTCCGGCGCGATGGTGGGACCGGGCACCGCCATCGACCCCGTGCGCGAGCCCTCGGAGGCGGTGGCTCCCGTCGACGGCGTGGTCGTTTCCCTGCACCCGCACGCGTATGTGGTGGTGGACGGCGAGGGCCACGGTGTACTCACGCACCTCGGCATCGACACGGTCCAGCTCAACGGCGAGGGCTTCGAGCTGCTCGTCAGCAAGGGCGACACCGTGACCCGCGGCCAGGCGGTCATCCGTTGGAACCCCGCTGCCGTCGAGGCGCTCGGCAAGTCCCCGATCTGTCCCGTCGTGGCGTTGGAGGCGACGGCCGAGTCCCTGTCCGATCTCGTCGAGTCCGGCGACGTCAAGGCTGACGACGCGCTCTTCAGCTGGCAGTGA
- a CDS encoding CDP-alcohol phosphatidyltransferase family protein: MEVQETRVQTDRIFTIPNILSMARLAGVPLFLWLILAEYDGWALAVLMLSGVSDYLDGKLARRWNQISKLGRLLDPAADRLYILSTLFGLTYREILPLWLTGALLARELMLLVMVWILRRHGYPPPQVNFLGKAATFNLMYAFPLLLLSDGSGWLAWLASVFGWAFAGWGTTLYWWAGILYVVQVRRLVKADATAD; encoded by the coding sequence GTGGAGGTCCAGGAGACTCGGGTTCAGACTGACCGAATTTTCACCATTCCCAACATCCTGAGCATGGCCCGCCTGGCCGGCGTGCCCCTGTTCCTGTGGCTGATCCTCGCGGAGTACGACGGGTGGGCGCTGGCCGTCCTCATGCTCAGTGGAGTCAGCGACTATCTCGACGGGAAGCTCGCCCGGCGCTGGAACCAGATCAGCAAGCTCGGCCGGCTGCTGGATCCCGCCGCGGACCGCCTCTACATCCTGTCGACGCTGTTCGGTCTGACCTATCGCGAGATCCTGCCACTGTGGCTCACCGGAGCGCTCCTCGCACGTGAGCTGATGTTGCTGGTCATGGTGTGGATCCTGCGCCGCCACGGATATCCGCCGCCGCAGGTCAACTTCCTCGGCAAGGCCGCGACCTTCAACCTGATGTACGCCTTCCCGCTGCTCCTGCTCAGTGACGGAAGCGGCTGGTTGGCCTGGTTGGCCTCAGTTTTCGGATGGGCGTTCGCGGGATGGGGTACAACCCTCTATTGGTGGGCAGGAATCCTTTACGTGGTTCAAGTCCGCCGTCTGGTGAAGGCTGACGCCACGGCCGATTGA
- a CDS encoding mannose-1-phosphate guanyltransferase: MKAVVMAGGEGTRLRPMTSSMPKPLLPVANRPIMEHVLRLLKRHGLSETVVTVQFLASLVKNYFGDGEELGMELTYANEEKPLGTAGSVKNAEEALKDDAFVVISGDALTDFDLTDLIRFHKEKGALVTVCLTRVPNPLEFGITIVDEEGKVERFLEKPTWGQVFSDTVNTGIYVMEPEVFDYVEADVSVDWSSDVFPQLMKEGRPIYGYVAEGYWEDVGTHESYVKAQADVLEGKVEVEMDGFEISPGVWVAEGAEVSPEAVLRGPLYIGDYAKIEAGVEIREHTVIGSNVVVKSGAFLHRAVVHDNVYIGPHSNLRGCVIGKNTDIMRAARIEDGAVIGDECLVGEESIVQGNVRVYPFKTIEAGAFVNTSVIWESRGQAHLFGARGVSGILNVEITPELVVRLAGAYATTLKKGAIVTTARDHSRGARALKRAVISALQASAINVRDLENVPLPVARQQTARGSAGGIVLRTSPGVPDSVDIMFLDERGADLSLQQQRKLDRVYARQEYRRAFPGEIGDLQFPGSVFDGYTGSLLRRVDTTGIADAGLKVVVDATNGSAGLVMPSLLGRLGVDALTINPGLDESRPTESAESRRAGLVRLGEIVASARAAFGVRFDPVGERISLVDERGRIIEDDRALLVMLDLVAAEKRSGKVALPVTTTRVAEQVAAYHGTQVEWTTTSPDDLTRVGRAENTIFGGDGRGGFIVPEFSSVFDGSAAFVQLLGLVARTQLTLSQIDARIPRAHVLKRDVPTPWAVKGLVMRRVVEAAGDRQVDTTDGVRVVEADGRWALVLPDPAEAVTHLWAEGPDDASAQALLEEWAGVVDGAGH, encoded by the coding sequence ATGAAGGCCGTCGTGATGGCCGGTGGCGAGGGCACACGCCTTCGTCCCATGACCTCGAGCATGCCCAAGCCGCTCCTGCCGGTGGCGAACCGCCCGATCATGGAGCACGTACTCAGGCTGCTCAAGCGGCACGGGCTCAGCGAGACCGTGGTCACCGTGCAGTTCCTGGCCTCGCTCGTCAAGAACTACTTCGGGGACGGCGAAGAGCTCGGGATGGAGCTCACCTATGCCAACGAGGAAAAGCCACTCGGGACCGCCGGCAGTGTGAAGAACGCCGAGGAGGCCTTGAAGGATGACGCCTTCGTCGTCATTTCCGGCGATGCGCTGACCGACTTCGACCTCACCGACCTGATCCGCTTCCACAAGGAGAAGGGCGCACTGGTCACGGTCTGCCTCACCCGGGTGCCGAACCCGCTGGAATTCGGCATCACGATCGTGGACGAGGAAGGCAAGGTCGAGCGCTTCCTGGAGAAGCCGACCTGGGGCCAGGTGTTCTCGGACACCGTGAACACCGGCATCTACGTCATGGAGCCCGAGGTCTTCGACTACGTCGAGGCCGATGTCTCGGTCGACTGGTCCAGCGACGTCTTCCCCCAGCTGATGAAGGAAGGCCGGCCGATCTACGGCTACGTGGCCGAGGGCTACTGGGAGGACGTGGGCACGCACGAGAGCTACGTCAAGGCGCAGGCCGACGTGCTCGAGGGCAAGGTCGAGGTCGAGATGGACGGCTTCGAGATCTCGCCCGGCGTGTGGGTCGCCGAAGGAGCCGAGGTCAGCCCGGAGGCCGTGCTGCGCGGACCGCTCTACATCGGGGACTACGCAAAGATCGAAGCCGGTGTGGAGATCCGTGAGCACACCGTCATCGGGTCGAACGTCGTTGTCAAGAGCGGTGCCTTCCTGCACCGGGCCGTCGTTCACGACAACGTGTACATCGGGCCCCACAGCAACCTCCGTGGCTGCGTGATCGGCAAGAACACCGACATCATGCGCGCGGCACGGATCGAGGACGGCGCCGTCATCGGCGACGAGTGCCTCGTCGGTGAGGAATCGATCGTCCAGGGGAACGTACGCGTCTACCCCTTCAAGACGATCGAAGCCGGTGCCTTCGTCAACACGTCCGTCATCTGGGAGTCACGTGGACAGGCCCACCTCTTCGGCGCGCGCGGTGTCTCCGGGATCCTGAACGTCGAGATCACCCCCGAGCTGGTGGTCCGCCTCGCCGGTGCCTACGCCACCACGCTGAAGAAGGGCGCGATCGTCACCACGGCCCGCGACCACTCCCGTGGCGCCCGAGCGCTCAAACGGGCCGTGATCTCGGCACTCCAGGCCAGCGCGATCAACGTACGCGACCTGGAGAACGTACCGCTGCCCGTGGCCCGGCAGCAGACCGCGCGAGGCAGCGCCGGCGGGATCGTCCTGCGGACCTCCCCCGGAGTACCGGACTCCGTCGACATCATGTTCCTCGACGAACGGGGAGCGGACCTCTCGCTCCAGCAGCAGCGCAAGCTGGACCGCGTGTACGCGCGCCAGGAGTACCGGCGGGCGTTCCCCGGCGAGATCGGCGACCTGCAGTTCCCGGGCAGCGTCTTCGACGGCTACACGGGCTCGCTGCTGCGGCGGGTGGACACCACCGGGATCGCCGACGCCGGACTCAAGGTGGTCGTCGACGCCACCAACGGCAGCGCCGGACTCGTCATGCCGAGCCTCCTCGGCCGGCTCGGGGTGGACGCCCTGACGATCAACCCCGGTCTCGACGAGTCCAGGCCGACGGAGAGTGCCGAATCCCGGCGGGCGGGCCTGGTGAGACTGGGCGAGATCGTGGCCTCGGCGCGGGCGGCCTTCGGCGTACGGTTCGATCCGGTGGGCGAGCGCATCTCGCTCGTGGACGAGCGAGGGCGGATCATCGAGGACGACCGGGCGCTGCTGGTCATGCTCGACCTGGTGGCCGCCGAGAAGCGCAGCGGCAAGGTCGCGCTGCCGGTGACCACGACGCGGGTCGCCGAGCAGGTGGCGGCCTACCACGGAACACAGGTGGAGTGGACGACGACCTCGCCCGACGACCTGACCCGCGTCGGGCGGGCCGAGAACACGATCTTCGGCGGAGACGGCCGGGGCGGCTTCATCGTTCCGGAGTTCAGCAGCGTCTTCGACGGCTCGGCGGCGTTCGTGCAACTGCTCGGCCTGGTGGCGCGCACCCAGCTCACACTGAGCCAGATCGACGCCCGGATCCCGCGGGCGCACGTACTCAAGCGGGACGTGCCGACGCCGTGGGCGGTGAAGGGGCTCGTCATGCGACGGGTCGTGGAAGCGGCCGGAGACCGGCAGGTGGACACCACCGACGGGGTGCGGGTGGTGGAGGCCGACGGACGGTGGGCGCTGGTGCTGCCGGACCCGGCGGAGGCCGTGACGCACCTGTGGGCCGAAGGCCCCGACGACGCCTCCGCGCAGGCGCTGCTCGAAGAATGGGCGGGCGTGGTGGACGGCGCCGGGCACTGA
- a CDS encoding DUF881 domain-containing protein has translation MCGMSQPPPHRTPASPAPARPDASMSLLTHVMDHSLDEGYAEATARRRADGTAGLPRTLKAKLGLAAGLVVAAMVVTLGAAEARLDAPVLAKERQELIDRVQRADERADALEQNIDRLRTDVAARQRAALKQPGGSQGELVSQLAGATEVRGPGIRLVVDDAKGSSTGGGGKPRESSGFSDTGRVRDRDMQKIVNGLWQSGAEAVSINGQRLTELSAIRAAGDAILVDNRPLVPPYEVLAVGDKQRLGPAFQDSADGQYLHVLQESYGIRYTLSPADELRLPAASSLIVRTATAVEQQKGAS, from the coding sequence ATGTGCGGCATGTCGCAGCCGCCCCCCCACCGGACTCCGGCGTCCCCTGCGCCTGCGCGCCCCGACGCCTCCATGTCGCTGCTGACGCACGTGATGGACCACAGCCTCGACGAGGGCTACGCCGAGGCGACCGCCCGGCGCCGGGCGGACGGCACGGCCGGCCTGCCCCGCACCCTCAAGGCCAAGCTGGGGCTCGCCGCCGGACTCGTGGTCGCCGCGATGGTCGTCACGCTCGGCGCGGCCGAGGCGCGCCTTGACGCGCCAGTGCTCGCCAAGGAGCGCCAGGAGCTGATCGACCGGGTGCAGCGGGCCGACGAGCGCGCCGACGCCCTGGAACAGAACATCGACCGGCTCAGGACCGATGTCGCCGCACGTCAGCGTGCGGCCCTCAAACAGCCCGGCGGGAGCCAGGGCGAGCTCGTCTCCCAGCTGGCCGGCGCCACCGAGGTCCGCGGGCCGGGGATCAGACTGGTGGTGGACGACGCCAAGGGCTCCTCCACGGGCGGCGGCGGGAAGCCTCGCGAGAGCAGCGGATTCTCCGACACCGGCCGGGTCCGCGACCGTGACATGCAGAAGATCGTCAACGGACTGTGGCAGTCCGGTGCGGAGGCGGTCTCCATCAACGGGCAGCGGCTGACGGAGCTGTCGGCGATCAGGGCCGCGGGCGACGCCATACTGGTCGACAACCGGCCGCTGGTACCGCCGTACGAAGTACTGGCGGTGGGGGACAAGCAGCGACTCGGCCCGGCCTTCCAGGACTCGGCGGACGGCCAGTACCTGCACGTGCTGCAGGAGAGCTACGGCATCCGCTACACCCTGTCCCCAGCCGACGAGCTGCGGCTTCCGGCCGCTTCGAGCCTGATCGTCCGCACAGCCACAGCAGTAGAGCAGCAGAAGGGTGCATCGTGA
- a CDS encoding small basic family protein — MIAVLGLLAGVVVGLLVRPEVPAVVEPYLPIAVVAALDAVFGGLRAMLDGIFVDKVFVVSFLSNVVVAALIVFLGDKLGVGSQLSTGVVVVLGIRIFSNAAAIRRHVFRA, encoded by the coding sequence GTGATCGCGGTACTGGGCCTCTTGGCCGGAGTGGTGGTCGGACTTCTGGTCCGGCCCGAGGTACCGGCCGTGGTGGAGCCTTATCTGCCCATCGCCGTGGTGGCGGCCCTCGACGCGGTGTTCGGGGGTCTGCGCGCCATGCTCGACGGCATCTTCGTCGACAAGGTCTTCGTGGTGTCGTTCCTGTCGAACGTCGTCGTGGCCGCACTGATCGTCTTCCTCGGCGACAAGCTGGGCGTCGGCTCGCAGCTGTCCACCGGAGTCGTGGTCGTGCTCGGCATCCGCATCTTCTCCAACGCCGCGGCCATTCGCCGCCACGTGTTCCGGGCGTGA
- a CDS encoding DUF881 domain-containing protein has protein sequence MNANDTPAEEPNVPERPLQQGKAQAEPVPEETGRQRLAAGLWPPRVSRAQLIVALLLFVLGLGLAIQVRSNSDSSALRGARQEDLVRILDELDGRTKRLEDEKQRLEDQRRELESSSNQAEEARRQTAEKERQLGILAGTVAAQGPGITLRISDPTGQVRPDQLLDTLQELRAAGAEAIQINGVRIVAGSYFSDENGGVGIDGKKITQPYEFKVIGKPQDLEPALNIPGGVVQTLEKEQATVAVTRSAKIVVDALRAAKQPDYARSSSG, from the coding sequence ATGAACGCGAACGACACCCCCGCCGAGGAACCGAACGTCCCGGAACGGCCTCTTCAACAGGGAAAGGCACAGGCCGAGCCGGTGCCCGAGGAGACCGGCCGGCAGCGGCTAGCGGCCGGCCTGTGGCCTCCGAGGGTCAGCCGGGCCCAACTGATCGTTGCGCTGCTGCTGTTCGTCCTCGGACTGGGTCTGGCCATCCAGGTCCGGTCGAACAGCGACTCCAGCGCGCTGCGCGGGGCGCGGCAGGAGGACCTGGTACGCATCCTCGACGAGCTGGACGGGCGGACCAAGCGGTTGGAGGACGAGAAGCAGCGACTGGAAGACCAGCGCCGGGAGCTGGAGAGCAGCTCCAACCAGGCGGAGGAGGCCCGCAGGCAGACCGCGGAGAAGGAGCGTCAACTCGGCATCCTGGCCGGTACGGTGGCAGCCCAGGGGCCGGGCATCACACTCAGGATCAGCGATCCCACCGGCCAGGTGCGGCCCGACCAGCTGCTGGACACGCTCCAGGAGCTGCGGGCCGCCGGGGCCGAGGCTATCCAGATCAACGGGGTGCGCATCGTGGCAGGCTCGTACTTCTCGGACGAGAACGGTGGGGTCGGGATCGACGGCAAGAAGATCACACAACCCTATGAGTTCAAGGTGATCGGGAAGCCCCAGGATCTGGAGCCGGCGCTCAACATCCCGGGCGGTGTCGTCCAGACGCTGGAGAAGGAGCAGGCCACGGTCGCCGTCACACGGTCGGCGAAGATCGTTGTGGACGCCTTGCGGGCTGCGAAGCAGCCTGACTACGCTCGGTCGTCATCGGGGTGA
- a CDS encoding FHA domain-containing protein — MSGGYGRCENVRVGRCLHAEFVLPHGRVCFSQGESPVKLFEKLFGKKNREESGAARHRAGGAEGQGDRPLFRDEVAGAGEVPGAPGASSVDPAGTGRIGFGEPSTSSAGGGFAPDPYATNASAGQPRREEPSMSAEQVCSRCGHRSDAASRFCSNCGAPLRAGLTPERASETTSTISISGLEAYEAEVSGQTHVSSSLSPEAQAAVEALPPGSALLIVRRGPNSGSRFLLDGELTTAGRHPQSDIFLDDVTVSRRHVEFRRSQDGGFTVADVGSLNGTYVNREPIDSVALHNGDEVQIGKYRLVFYASLRGV, encoded by the coding sequence CTGTCTGGTGGTTACGGACGTTGTGAGAATGTCCGGGTCGGCAGGTGTCTGCATGCGGAGTTCGTCCTGCCCCACGGGCGGGTCTGTTTCAGTCAAGGGGAATCGCCCGTGAAGTTGTTTGAGAAGTTGTTCGGCAAGAAGAACCGCGAGGAGAGCGGCGCGGCCAGGCACCGCGCCGGGGGCGCGGAAGGGCAGGGTGACCGGCCGCTGTTCCGCGACGAGGTCGCCGGCGCGGGCGAAGTTCCGGGTGCCCCCGGCGCGTCGTCTGTTGACCCTGCCGGTACCGGCCGCATAGGTTTCGGTGAACCATCAACCTCAAGTGCGGGTGGAGGGTTTGCCCCCGACCCGTACGCCACCAATGCCTCCGCGGGGCAGCCGCGGCGCGAGGAGCCGTCCATGTCGGCCGAGCAGGTTTGCAGCAGGTGCGGACACCGCAGCGATGCGGCCAGCCGGTTCTGCTCCAACTGCGGAGCGCCGCTGCGGGCGGGCCTGACGCCGGAGCGCGCTTCGGAGACCACGTCCACCATCTCGATCTCCGGCCTCGAGGCCTACGAGGCCGAGGTGTCGGGACAGACGCACGTGTCGTCCTCGCTGTCCCCCGAGGCCCAGGCCGCGGTGGAGGCGTTGCCGCCCGGTTCCGCCCTGCTCATCGTGCGGCGCGGACCCAACTCCGGCAGCCGCTTCCTGCTGGACGGCGAACTGACGACGGCCGGCCGGCACCCGCAGAGCGACATCTTCCTGGACGACGTCACCGTCTCCCGGCGGCACGTCGAGTTCCGCAGGAGTCAGGACGGCGGCTTCACCGTGGCCGATGTCGGCAGCCTCAACGGCACGTACGTCAACCGTGAACCCATCGACTCCGTCGCCCTGCACAACGGCGACGAGGTGCAGATCGGCAAGTACCGGCTGGTCTTCTACGCGAGCCTGCGGGGCGTCTGA